From Lolium perenne isolate Kyuss_39 chromosome 5, Kyuss_2.0, whole genome shotgun sequence, a single genomic window includes:
- the LOC139831811 gene encoding uncharacterized protein, whose product MTINDGLDSNWEYHQNNLAVGAMFPSKRHMQDAIIKWAMASQRELRTTVSSGKYLTMECVDINCPGRVHGYVPKYDTTWRVSDFVPHSCELASIRNDHCNLSSNLIARLLYTEIVEGQAMRVNAIQKNVKKHHFYTISYGKAWRAKQRAMEMRFGSFRDAYDAVVRMLQTLQARNPGTYVNIQDLFLPESPSYRVLHRVYFSFGVCIESFRHCRPVLCVDDTFLTGQYKGQILTAIGMDGNNQIVPLAFAFMESENTESWLWFFRQLKISIVKDKPNVCILHDRHAGILKAIKTLKEPGQQTPWIDIESRWCMRHLGANFYTQFRKKDLMNVFKRLCIQNQQWKYNFLRSKLQELTKQQVVERKAARDANIAAHMQAVAAGTTAVEAPVYEAPQGLCDLPGFDPPGIRRRQERQIKNFEQWIEHEPTERWSLLHDTHGARYDVMTTNLAESYNFVLRGNRALPLTAIVEGIFMGTVKYYRERREKARMHMVNKPTTPYCSKIMEYMHKKKEKAKHLPVVQIGNVERRFEVRLPTDRFGCGNPQRTHDVKIGNEEWPTCECTCNKPKLLHLPCSHVLAVCGVLGMSEISFVSPYYLKEAVLNTWTGELEGLRSMGNFNTVNPGERRYIPNPTLLRTSIGRRPSQRIRNDMDESEAGGPTRQCFLCNQFGHWDSNCRTFGTGPAGRGQRGTRGRRGRGRN is encoded by the coding sequence ATGACAATCAATGATGGCCTTGATTCTAACTGGGAGTATCACCAGAACAATCTCGCCGTAGGGGCCATGTTTCCGTCGAAGCGACATATGCAGGATGCAATAATTAAGTGGGCAATGGCGAGCCAGAGGGAGCTGAGAACAACCGTGTCATCTGGAAAATACCTGACGATGGAATGTGTGGACATCAATTGTCCCGGAAGGGTGCATGGGTATGTTCCTAAGTATGACACAACATGGCGTGTGAGCGACTTTGTGCCGCACAGTTGTGAGCTTGCAAGTATCCGCAATGATCATTGCAACCTGTCGTCTAATCTCATAGCCCGGCTGCTGTACACTGAAATAGTGGAAGGGCAAGCCATGAGAGTAAACGCCATACAGAAGAATGTTAAGAAGCATCATTTTTACACCATTTCTTATGGCAAGGCTTGGAGGGCTAAGCAGAGGGCGATGGAGATGAGGTTTGGTTCGTTTCGAGACGCATACGACGCTGTTGTTCGTATGCTGCAGACGCTGCAGGCGAGGAATCCAGGCACATATGTGAACATCCAGGACTTGTTTTTGCCGGAGTCCCCATCTTACAGGGTTCTGCATAGAGTCTATTTCTCGTTCGGTGTATGCATCGAATCATTCAGACACTGTCGACCCGTGTTATGTGTCGACGACACGTTTCTGACCGGTCAGTACAAGGGTCAAATCTTGACCGCCATTGGAATGGACGGAAACAATCAAATCGTGCCACTCGCTTTTGCTTTCATGGAGAGTGAGAACACCGAAAGCTGGTTATGGTTTTTCAGGCAGTTGAAGATTTCAATTGTAAAGGACAAGCCGAATGTTTGCATCCTTCATGACAGGCATGCAGGTATACTGAAAGCTATTAAGACACTGAAAGAGCCTGGGCAACAAACTCCATGGATTGACATTGAGAGCCGTTGGTGCATGCGCCACCTGGGGGCCAATTTTTACACACAATTCAGGAAGAAGGACCTTATGAATGTCTTCAAGAGGCTGTGCATCCAGAACCAGCAGTGGAAGTATAATTTTTTGCGTAGTAAACTGCAGGAGTTGACGAAGCAACAAGTTGTGGAGAGGAAAGCAGCTCGAGATGCAAACATAGCAGCACATATGCAGGCCGTTGCAGCAGGAACAACAGCGGTAGAAGCACCAGTTTATGAGGCACCCCAAGGTCTGTGCGACTTGCCCGGATTTGACCCGCCTGGAATAAGGAGAAGGCAGGAAAGGCAGATTAAAAACTTTGAGCAGTGGATAGAGCATGAGCCTACGGAGAGGTGGTCTTTGTTGCACGATACACATGGAGCTAGATACGACGTCATGACAACCAACCTCGCAGAGTCGTATAACTTTGTGCTGAGAGGCAATAGAGCTTTGCCACTTACAGCTATAGTAGAGGGTATTTTCATGGGCACAGTTAAATATTACAGAGAGAGACGTGAGAAGGCTCGGATGCACATGGTGAACAAACCAACCACTCCATATTGTTCGAAGATTATGGAGTACATGCATAAGAAGAAGGAGAAAGCTAAGCATCTCCCTGTTGTTCAAATTGGTAATGTGGAAAGAAGGTTCGAAGTACGGTTACCTACAGATAGGTTCGGTTGTGGGAATCCGCAGCGAACGCATGATGTGAAAATTGGCAATGAAGAATGGCCAACTTGCGAGTGCACATGCAACAAACCAAAGTTGCTTCATCTTCCTTGCTCACATGTGTTAGCTGTTTGTGGTGTCCTGGGGATGTCGGAAATCTCGTTCGTCTCTCCGTATTATCTTAAGGAGGCCGTGCTCAACACCTGGACCGGTGAGCTAGAAGGACTTCGGTCAATGGGAAATTTCAACACTGTAAACCCTGGTGAAAGGCGATATATCCCAAACCCAACGCTACTGAGGACAAGCATCGGTAGACGGCCATCGCAGCGCATCcggaatgatatggatgaatctgaAGCTGGAGGGCCAACGAGACAATGTTTCCTATGCAATCAATTTGGCCATTGGGACAGTAATTGTAGAACCTTCGGCACTGGCCCAGCAGGAAGGGGGCAGCGAGGCACAAGGGGACGTCGCGGGAGGGGAAGAAACTAG
- the LOC139831810 gene encoding serine/threonine-protein phosphatase 7 long form homolog, which produces MSEVIGERGGTPIKRLQYDHSLLTSLVDRWRPETHTFHFRWGEMTPTLQDVSYLLGLPLAGRAIGPLAEPVDWDEQMPARFQGIRVGQPDFLCEDHGPKCDWLLNFEVSQFTAPMSEAQITRSLEAYLMWLLGKVMFTENHQTTISRRYIPIAQEIAEATTADDIIPRSWGSAVLAATYRSLCNACTLVSPKSGLLGCPLLLQLWSWERFPIGRPDIDAERPFEATWFDDADHIDMPTFGIIWTRRERRFARDQVRNCYPAFTEQFDVLDDRAVIWEPYTAAAVHARYPGGISVLCYRDCAYWMTQSKIIFDVSVEVMAQQRIMRQFGSRQLVDPPPPIAPLPAYVHKYNRKGTSHSSTWWLQRVGSYVDEWLTATTHLWRHGDQFSPQEFEAYLQRYTAAARVRLIPPIDPAEAPPASMYDMYPTQSTAGSRQHAGQMTSDLHDEVAQYTRQVSSGPLLQPRDQQVSWLRRLEEKLRGIYSAITCSRSSDVVQRHLLPPRPSTRHDPRPRVTPTATPRPPTS; this is translated from the exons ATGTCAGAGGTCATCGGTGAGCGAGGGGGCACGCCAATCAAGCGCCTTCAGTACGACCACTCCCTGCTGACCAGCCTTGTGGATCGGTGGAGGCCCGAGACTCACACGTTCCACTTTCGTTGGGGAGAGATGACCCCTACTCTGCAGGACGTGTCTTACTTACTGGGCCTACCGTTGGCTGGTCGGGCCATAGGCCCGCTGGCAGAACCAGTGGACTGGGATGAACAAATGCCTGCACGTTTTCAGGGAATTCGTGTGGGTCAGCCTGATTTTCTCTGTGAGGACCATGGTCCAAAGTGTGACTGGTTACTCAACTTCGAG GTTTCACAGTTCACAGCACCGATGAGTGAGGCACAAATCACTAGGAGTCTCGAGGCATACCTTATGTGGCTGCTTGGGAAGGTGATGTTCACAGAGAACCATCAGACCACCATCAGCAGGCGCTACATCCCCATTGCGCAGGAGATAGCAGAGGCTACAACCGCCGATGACATCATACCGCGGAGTTGGGGTTCCGCGGTTCTAGCAGCCACGTACCGAAGTTTGTGCAATGCTTGTACACTTGTCTCCCCCAAGTCTGGCCTTCTTGGCTGCCCACTATTGTTGCAGCTATGGTCGTGGGAGAGGTTCCCAATTGGTCGACCAGACATAGATGCTGAACGCCCTTTCGAGGCAACCTGGTTCGATGATGCGGACCACATCGACATGCCTACGTTTGGTATAATTTGGACACGTCGCGAG AGACGATTTGCTCGCGACCAGGTCAGGAACTGCTACCCTGCGTTCACGGAGCAGTTTGACGTGCTCGATGATAGGGCGGTGATCTGGGAGCCCTATACGGCGGCAGCAGTGCATGCAAGATACCCCGGCGGGATCTCAGTCCTCTGCTATAGAGATTGTGCGTACTGGATGACACAATCGAAGATCATCTTCGATGTGTCCGTGGAGGTAATGGCCCAGCAGAGGATCATGAGACAGTTCGGTTCTCGCCAGTTGGTCGATCCTCCTCCACCGATAGCACCTCTCCCTGCCTACGTCCACAA GTACAACAGGAAGGGTACGAGCCACTCCTCGACATGGTGGCTTCAGCGCGTTGGCTCGTATGTTGATGAGTGGCTGACCGCGACAACACACCTCTGGCGACACGGTGATCAGTTTAGTCCACAGGAGTTTGAGGCATATCTGCAGAGGTACACTGCAGCAGCGCGAGTGCGCCTCATCCCGCCGATAGATCCAGCTGAGGCGCCTCCAGCGTCTATGTACGATATGTACCCGACTCAGTCCACAGCCGGTAGTCGACAACATGCG GGCCAAATGACTTCAGACTTACATGATGAAGTCGCTCAGTACACACGTCAAGTGTCCAGTGGGCCTCTTCTGCAGCCGCGCGACCAGCAGGTGTCCTGGTTGAGGCGTCTCGAGGAGAAGCTACGCGGGATCTACTCGGCTATCACGTGCAGCCGTAGTTCCGACGTCGTTCAGCGCCACCTCCTTCCACCGCGGCCCTCCACACGACACGATCCACGGCCTCGTGTCACGCCGACGGCGACACCCAGACCACCTACCTCCTGA